One region of Macadamia integrifolia cultivar HAES 741 chromosome 11, SCU_Mint_v3, whole genome shotgun sequence genomic DNA includes:
- the LOC122093798 gene encoding uncharacterized protein LOC122093798, which translates to MFDSCFYSIGRLKLGIINVKETSLRVRREWVNGQWVQPESYLYVEQPLKQRKMDEAPSIRNEVEVYSLYHRGWIPATILGSVGNKIEVEAWMKKYNETKMWRLYLDVSRMRPRPSMNKDNNWIFRENESVEVLEVNGCWQKGEIWEVHGTGKNLFYSIKAMCEDCIKLYIVSKTEVRVRRKWVGGKWSSSSFEQVSTNDGKGVQASNSKGDHHEEDEFVDTSGEGREFTISAIKEGDTKVGPTLINAHSMLVDGQEKSVEIVIKQGTEVEGISQAPEGYKIPANVAYTFDLICTRYGDIFRNCTVEENLRKLWTIELCGVVHQMEATTYESVSEDMINKWYEVCLGHKELKIDNEWLMNRIGEVKEVVKARMDVLELKNSEKKIIDEIIKIDVECEQLLCKRRKLIEEVRSYERKMKTMTKCHVLGRE; encoded by the exons ATGTTTGACTCATGTTTTTATTCCATCGGCCGTCTGAAACTGGGCATCATCAATGTGAAGGAAACTAGTTTAAGGGTTCGTCGAGAATGGGTCAATGGCCAATGGGTTCAACCAGAGTCATATTTGTATGTGGAGCAG ccattaaaacaaagaaaaatggatGAGGCTCCATCAATCAGAAATGAGGTTGAAGTCTACAGCTTGTATCACAGAGGATGGATTCCTGCGACCATATTGGGTTCAGTCGGAAACAAAATTGAGGTTGAGGCTTGGATGAAGAAATACAATGAAACAAAAATGTGGAGACTATATCTTGATGTGTCTAGAATGAGGCCTCGACCATCTATGAATAAAGATAATAATTGGATTTTCAGGGAAAATGAATCTGTTGAAGTGCTTGAAGTAAATGGTTGTTGGCAGAAAGGAGAGATTTGGGAAGTACATGGTACAGGGAAGAACCTGTTTTATTCTATCAAGGCAATGTGTGAGGACTGCATAAAATTGTACATTGTATCCAAGACTGAAGTAAGAGTTCGTCGGAAGTGGGTAGGTGGAAAATGGTCATCTTCATCTTTTGAGCAG GTTAGTACTAATGATGGCAAGGGTGTTCAGGCTAGTAATAGCAAAGGTGACCATCATGAAGAAGATGAATTTGTTGATACTAGTGGTGAAGGTAGAGAATTTACTATTTCTGCAATCAAGGAAGGAGATACAAAGGTTGGCCCAACACTTATTAATGCACATTCTATGCTAGTTGATGGCCAAGAGAAAAGTGTCGAGATAGTTATCAAGCAAGGGACTGAAGTAGAAGGAATCAGTCAAGCACCAGAAGGATACAAGATTCCGGCCAATGTGGCATAtacatttgatttgatttgcaCCCGTTACGgtgatatttttagaaattgcaCTGTTGAAGAGAATTTACGAAAGCTTTGGACAATTGAACTGTGTGGCGTAGTTCATCAAATGGAAGCTACCACTTATGAAAGCGTATCAGAAGACATGATCAATAAGTGGTATGAAGTTTGCTTAGGTCACAAAGAGCTGAAAATTGATAATGAATGGCTCATGAACAGGATTGGGGAGGTAAAAGAAGTTGTTAAAGCTAGAATGGATGTCTTGGAATTGAAAAACAGTGAGAAGAAGATTATTGATGAGATAATAAAGATAGATGTGGAATGTGAGCAGTTGCTATGTAAGAGAAGAAAACTCATTGAGGAAGTTAGAAGTTATGAACGAAAGATGAAAACTATGACTAAGTGTCATGTCCTAGGCAGAGAGTGA
- the LOC122093331 gene encoding uncharacterized protein LOC122093331 — protein MEESFKKRNQSKADRQRQREIMLPRGENLFRSSSFLVVFAMAMTLMFFTAESRYLRPSDHGLVHQNNSTAMKSPEMKSFFDGASTELPEAKNTTKPWWRNNGAPATFLGRDNGRKDRMREVLLISSLACGIAGVALMVAAAFIYFFHRRRSSSQSASSCKQIVVRTD, from the exons ATGGAGGAAAGCTTCAAGAAAAG AAATCAAAGCAAAGCAGATAggcagagacagagagagatcaTGTTACCTCGAGGCGAAAATCTCTTCCGATCATCCTCATTCCTCGTCGTCTTCGCCATGGctatgaccttgatgttcttcacAGCGGAGTCTCGGTACTTGAGGCCGTCCGATCACGGCCTCGTACACCAAAACAATTCGACGGCTATGAAGTCGCCGGAGATGAAGTCGTTCTTTGACGGAGCTTCAACGGAGCTACCGGAGGCGAAGAACACAACCAAACCATGGTGGAGGAATAATGGAGCTCCGGCGACTTTTCTGGGAAGAGATAATGGTCGGAAAGATCGAATGAGGGAGGTGTTATTGATTTCTAGCTTGGCGTGTGGGATTGCTGGTGTAGCTTTGATGGTTGCAGCGgctttcatttatttctttcatcGTCGGAGATCATCGTCACAATCAGCTTCTTCTTGCAAACAAATTGTGGTTCGTACAGATTAG